One Mycobacterium paraseoulense genomic window, AGAAGTGGTCGCTGCACACCTCGAAGTCGAAACCGCGCTCTTCGGCGGAAACGGCTTGCCGGACAAGGTCTTTGGGTCCACTCTGCTCGGTCATCAAAGTGTAGCCAAAATTCGTCATGAGGTTATACGTACCCCGGTCCGCGGGGCGCAAACCGCGTCAGCCCGCGGTGGTGATCGAGTCCCCGGTGCCGCCGGCCGCGCGGCGCGCCGCCAGCCGGCGTTTCTGCGGCTCGATCGTGTAGCGGGGGTCACGGGTCGATTCCAGCCCCGCCTCGAAGAAACCGAACCTCAGCAGCGCCGACGCCGTCAGCAATGTCACGCCGGACAGGGCCGCGACACCGCGGTGCCGTCCGCCGAGCAAGGCGCCGAGACCGCCCGCGGCGGCCAACCGTTCGCTCCACGCCAGCAACCGGCCGGGCCTGCCCCGATGCAGCGGTTCTCTGGTCACCGGGTCCATCCGGTACTCCGTAACCCTGGCGGAGATCAGATCCCCGACCGCGCCGATAACGGCCAGGGTGCGGGCGGGCCCCGCCTCGGAGACTCCGGTGGTGATCATCGCCAGCCCCGATGCGGCCAGGCTCGCCGAGCTGACGAACACGAACGGCAGGTCTTTGTACGCGGCGTTCCACGTGGGCGTCGCGGTGTCGCTGAGCAGCACGGCGGTGTAGACGGCCAGCGGTGCGCCGAACGCGGCGGCTTCCAGTCCGGCCGGTCCCTCCACGGCACGCAGCACGGGACGCAACGGGCCCAACGGGATTCGCTCGCCGGTCATCCGGTCGACCTCCGACACCGAGGCAATCCCGATGCCGGCGGAAAAGAAGCTGAGAATCCACGAGCCAATGCTCATCGGCGAGGTCAGTTTGACCGTCCGGAGCATGTTGACGAAACGTTCCGGCCGGCCCAGGTCCTTCACCAGGGCGACAGCGCCCAGCATCACCGCTATCAGGGCGGACAGCCTCGCGTTGCGGCGCAACGTCTTTCGCCCGGTGAGCTGGGCGCCGGCCGCCAGCAGGCCGGACCCACCGGCGACGCCACCCAGGAACAGGTAGGCGGCCACCTCATGTCCCCACGGCGCGGGCTTGACCACCGGGCGCCCGTAGTAGGAGCCGAACTCCGCCTCGGGCACCATCGGCATCTCGCGCGAACCGTCGCGGGCGCCCTCTGCAAGGCCCCGG contains:
- the nrfD gene encoding NrfD/PsrC family molybdoenzyme membrane anchor subunit is translated as MSTSEFDSFRPPEPQRGKRRKGRRAGRRGLAEGARDGSREMPMVPEAEFGSYYGRPVVKPAPWGHEVAAYLFLGGVAGGSGLLAAGAQLTGRKTLRRNARLSALIAVMLGAVALVKDLGRPERFVNMLRTVKLTSPMSIGSWILSFFSAGIGIASVSEVDRMTGERIPLGPLRPVLRAVEGPAGLEAAAFGAPLAVYTAVLLSDTATPTWNAAYKDLPFVFVSSASLAASGLAMITTGVSEAGPARTLAVIGAVGDLISARVTEYRMDPVTREPLHRGRPGRLLAWSERLAAAGGLGALLGGRHRGVAALSGVTLLTASALLRFGFFEAGLESTRDPRYTIEPQKRRLAARRAAGGTGDSITTAG